A DNA window from Streptomyces canus contains the following coding sequences:
- a CDS encoding carbohydrate-binding protein → MHLRPVITSVGLIAGTLVALSGTTAQAATTRYEAESAPATCTGAIETEYAGYSGSGFCNGTNATGAYAQFTVTAPASGTATLSVRFANGTTTARPADIIVNGSTVSSASFESTSTWTGWTTKTLTVPVNAGSNTVRLNPTGANGLPNVDYLDAETSGTTTPPSSSALYVSPSGTDSAAGTVTAPTTLTSAISRISAGGTIYLRGGTYAYSSTVTIPAGSNGTSSARTTLSAYPGETPVLNFSAQSESSTNRGIQLNANYWKIYGLVVERAGDNGIYVGGSNNVVERTVTRFNRDTGLQLGRIASSTPASQWPANNLILSAESHDNADSDGEDADGFAAKLTTGTGNVFRYAVSHNNIDDGWDLYTKTDTGAIGPVTIEYSLSYGNGTLTDGSQAGNGDRNGYKLGGDDIAVNHVVQHSVAYGNGHHGFTYNSNPGSMTITSNVSVANTERNFNFETGTSVFRGNTSCNSGANDRYVGDADSSNQFWSGTNGSRCSTYAGALGWSYASDGSLIVTFGGKQVTL, encoded by the coding sequence ATGCACCTGAGACCAGTCATCACATCCGTCGGCCTCATCGCCGGCACGCTCGTCGCACTGTCCGGCACCACAGCACAGGCCGCCACCACCCGCTACGAGGCCGAGTCCGCACCCGCCACCTGCACCGGAGCCATCGAGACCGAGTACGCCGGCTATTCCGGCAGCGGATTCTGCAACGGCACCAACGCCACCGGCGCGTACGCCCAGTTCACCGTGACCGCACCCGCATCGGGCACGGCGACCCTGAGCGTCCGCTTCGCTAACGGCACCACCACCGCCCGCCCCGCGGACATCATCGTGAACGGCTCGACGGTCTCGTCGGCGTCCTTCGAGTCCACCAGTACCTGGACCGGCTGGACCACGAAGACGCTCACCGTCCCGGTGAACGCGGGCAGCAACACCGTCCGGCTGAACCCGACCGGCGCGAACGGCCTGCCCAACGTCGACTACCTGGACGCCGAGACGTCCGGCACGACGACCCCGCCGTCGAGCAGCGCCCTGTACGTGTCACCGAGCGGCACCGACAGCGCGGCCGGCACGGTGACCGCCCCGACCACCCTCACCTCGGCGATCAGCCGCATCTCCGCCGGCGGCACGATCTACCTGCGCGGTGGGACGTACGCCTACTCCTCGACGGTGACCATCCCGGCCGGCAGCAACGGCACCTCGTCCGCACGCACCACGCTCTCCGCCTACCCGGGCGAGACTCCGGTGCTCAACTTCTCGGCACAGAGCGAGAGTTCGACCAACCGAGGGATCCAGCTCAACGCCAACTACTGGAAGATCTACGGCCTCGTCGTCGAACGCGCCGGGGACAACGGCATCTACGTCGGCGGCAGCAACAACGTCGTCGAGCGCACGGTGACCCGCTTCAACCGTGACACCGGCCTCCAGCTGGGCCGGATCGCCTCCTCCACCCCGGCGAGCCAGTGGCCGGCCAACAACCTGATCCTGAGCGCCGAGTCCCACGACAACGCCGACTCCGACGGTGAGGACGCCGACGGCTTCGCCGCGAAGCTCACCACCGGCACCGGGAACGTGTTCCGGTACGCCGTCTCGCACAACAACATCGACGACGGCTGGGACCTCTACACCAAGACCGACACCGGCGCGATCGGCCCGGTGACCATCGAGTACTCGCTGTCCTACGGCAACGGCACGCTCACCGACGGCTCCCAGGCCGGCAACGGCGACCGCAACGGCTACAAGCTCGGCGGCGACGACATCGCGGTCAACCACGTGGTCCAGCACAGCGTCGCCTACGGCAACGGCCATCACGGGTTCACCTACAACAGCAACCCCGGCTCGATGACCATCACGAGCAACGTCTCCGTCGCCAACACCGAGCGCAACTTCAACTTCGAGACCGGCACCTCGGTCTTCCGCGGCAACACCTCGTGCAACAGCGGAGCCAACGACCGGTACGTCGGCGACGCCGACAGCTCCAACCAGTTCTGGTCCGGCACCAACGGCTCCCGCTGCTCCACCTACGCGGGCGCCCTGGGCTGGTCCTACGCCTCCGACGGCAGCCTGATCGTGACCTTCGGCGGCAAACAGGTCACGCTGTAG